From Cydia splendana chromosome 25, ilCydSple1.2, whole genome shotgun sequence:
aaattaaacATCCAACGAAGACGTAAACAAAAACTACGTAATACCGCGGCCTTGCTCAATTATCTTTATAGCGTGATTGTCAAAATAAATCACTTAGAGCATCCGGATCCGGATTGTGTGGTAACTTAAGTGCAAGTTGTCGTTATTTGTTGTTATGTTGGCATTGCGATACAATTGAAAGTTTCCTGTAATAACTTGGAAATACGAGTAATAAGGGATGTCTCATGGATGTcacgttatttatttttaggtataacATCTCAAGGTTCTAAAGATTTGAATtgtgtttagggttccgtacccaaagggtaaaaacgggaccctattactaagactccgctgtccgtctgtccgtccgtctgtctgtctgtcaccaggttgtatctcatgaaccgtaatgttagctagacagttgaaattttcaacaCTGTAACCACTAAAAAAAACCCCTGAAATCACTCCAACTTAATCCTTAAAATCAGCAATATCTTAACTTAACAAatgtcttttaattatttttagataactaataatattattaagttattataaaattgaaaatgatcACCCCTTTTCAGACTGCTTCGACCGCATATCGATTGGCGAGCAACTCTCGCCGGACGCCATCTTTCGGAACATCACCGAACTAACGACGCACGAGTGCGAGACGCTATGCAAGCAGGACAAGCAATGCCAGACATTTGATTACGGGTGAGTTCCGACGTTGGAAGATAGGTGGCACTGTAGTTAGTTATGGTAGCTCGGTAGATGTCACTAGTTATATCAATGATCTATggatcctttttagggttccgtacccaaagggtaaaacgggaccctattactaagacttcgctgtccgtccgtccgtccctccgtccgtccgtccgtccgtccgtctgtcaccaggctgtatctcacgaaccgtgatagctagacagttgaaattttcacagatgatgtatttctgttgccgctataacaataaatactaaaaacagaataaaataaagatttaaatggggctcccatacaacaaacgtgatttttgaccaaagttaagcaacgtcgggagtggtcagtacttggatgggtgaccgtttttttttgcttttttttagtttttttgtttttgcattatggtacggaacccttcgtgcgcgagtccgactcgcacttgcccggtttttttgaagtTGAAGATTTATACTTTGCCAGTTTTTAAGTTGACAAAACGTTCTTTTATTTAAGTTTTCGGGATTTTAATCAATAAGGCCTAAATTTGGGTATTCATGTTTTAAGGTAAATAAGCAAAAAATTCAagaaagatattttaagaaatttaagaaaatgaaaAACGAGATGAAAGCTGGTCTTTTACTTATTgtcatttgaaaaaaaaatctccaGTCTATCTCTCTACGTTTATAGTTTTTCACTGAATTACTATAACGCTGAAAATGATTTGAGAAGAGTGAGTGAGATACATAAGGATTAATTCACCCGTCTacttttatatgtaggtacttaagtacttCAATTGTTGTGTTTTGAGTATAATACAGTATTTAAACTTCCATACCATATTCATTCAAACTGATGTATGATACGAGCCTTCAGggatttatatatgtatttgacaATTTTTTGTCTTTTATTGTCTGGAGGTCGCCCTCTATcaataagaccgcctgttgtctggCACTCTTAatctttatttgttttttgtttaatatttattttatctcgTAAACTCATAAGTTCTAATCCTTCCAGGGTTGGCGCTAAAGGCAACGCAACCTGCAACCTGAGCACCCTGGGCGACTCAGACCTTCGCGCCCAGAACCTGATCCATCGCCACCCTGACTACGACATCTACGTCCGCAGGGTCCTCTGCGAGCAGATGGCCCCCTCCCCCCTCCAACCCCAGTTTGATGAGGAAAACCCGCCACTCCACCGCCCTATCTTCCGCCCTGATGAAGAAGAACCCAAAAACCCCCTGTCAGACGACTTTTCAGACTTAAGGCCTTATGAAACTAGACCAAACTTCGGACCGCCAAGACCTAACTTTATAGACAACGATAGACCTGATGATTACAATTCAAAACCGAATTTAGATAACCCTCCTAGCTACGGAGCGCACAGACCTCCTGAAATACCGTACAGACCAATTAGACCCTTAAGACCTTACCCTGAACCTATTCGACCTGATCCGTATATGCCTGAGAGACCATGGATAAGACCAGATGACCCATATCGACCACGACCAAGACCAGATGTACCGTACGGTCCTGAAAAACCTTTAAAGCCAGAGGATTACAGACCTATAAGACCGAACGACCCATATGGATCTGATCTAAGACCTGATGATCCTTACAAGCCGGATAGACCATTAAGACCTGATCCTTATAGACCTGAAAGGCCAGGCTCATATAGACCTGATGAACCATACAGACCCAGTTATAATAGGCCTTATAACCATTCGCGTCCAAAACCGGATCCATATGATGAGCTGCAGTTCCAAGGGGGCTACGGAAGACCAAAACCAGACCCAGGTCTTTGGAGACCAGATCCTATCTATCCGCCTTCACCAAACGATGATGTTCCTGACTTATACGGACCTACGCCAGTAAGACCTGAAAGACCTCCGTATAAACCCGAAGATCCTGAATATCACTACATTGTCAGACCAAATAAAAAACCAAGACCTCAACACGATTACAATAAACCTGCTGAAGACCCATATAAACCTAATAAACCTGACTATGAATCAAACAGACCTGATCCTTACTCACCAAGTAAACCTGATCCAATTGAAGATAGTGGCTACGGAAATAAACCAATTCCAGATTATCCATCAAAACCAAATGATGGGTACAAACCTAAACCAGACCCATACGGACCTGGGCCAATAGGGCCACCAGACAGACCTCACAGGCCAAACAGACCTTATTATGACTATCCATCAAGACCCAGTGAAAAACCTAGCTACAGTTACAACAGTCAATACGCTAGTGGTTACGGTCAAGATAACTCAATCTATTTAGAAATATATGACCCTCCAAGACCTTATAAGCCAATGAGACCTTTAAACGACAAGCCGTATCCAAGCCAAGGTTATGGTCAAAATTATGGCTATGGTAGCTACTCTGGTCATCATTCTTATGCGCCACCTTCTAACAGTCACTTAGGATATGGTCCTGTAGAATCAGGGTATGGTCAAAATTATAACAGACCTGGAGACGAAAGACCTGACCGACCTTACGGTCAGGGTTCTTACGGAAGTCAGAATTTTGACCAGTCTTCTAGTGGTTATGGTCACAAACCTCAAAATTCTAAACCTTCGTATGGTGGCCATGGTTCTTATGGTCATAACGATTTTACTGGTGACCATGGTGGGTCAAGCTATGGTGGCAATCGACCATCTTATGGTCAAGATGACAAACCTTATGGTGTCAATGATAGACCTTCATACACCAGTCCTAAACCTTCTTATGGTATAAGTCATGATAGGCCTTCTTATGGTAGTACCCAAAGACCTCCTTATGGGGATACTCAAGAAAAACCATCCTATGGAGCTCAGATACCATCTTATGGGAATCAAGACCCAAACAGACCGGACGCAAATGATAAACCTTATGGGGGCAATCAGAATGGTCAAAGTGATTATAAGCCCAGTCAGAAGCCTAATGAGACCTATAGACCTGATGTTAGAC
This genomic window contains:
- the LOC134802620 gene encoding adhesive plaque matrix protein-like; this translates as MIAAMLSILFWCPVLAAVQTLTIDSQLGTSIEDCFDRISIGEQLSPDAIFRNITELTTHECETLCKQDKQCQTFDYGVGAKGNATCNLSTLGDSDLRAQNLIHRHPDYDIYVRRVLCEQMAPSPLQPQFDEENPPLHRPIFRPDEEEPKNPLSDDFSDLRPYETRPNFGPPRPNFIDNDRPDDYNSKPNLDNPPSYGAHRPPEIPYRPIRPLRPYPEPIRPDPYMPERPWIRPDDPYRPRPRPDVPYGPEKPLKPEDYRPIRPNDPYGSDLRPDDPYKPDRPLRPDPYRPERPGSYRPDEPYRPSYNRPYNHSRPKPDPYDELQFQGGYGRPKPDPGLWRPDPIYPPSPNDDVPDLYGPTPVRPERPPYKPEDPEYHYIVRPNKKPRPQHDYNKPAEDPYKPNKPDYESNRPDPYSPSKPDPIEDSGYGNKPIPDYPSKPNDGYKPKPDPYGPGPIGPPDRPHRPNRPYYDYPSRPSEKPSYSYNSQYASGYGQDNSIYLEIYDPPRPYKPMRPLNDKPYPSQGYGQNYGYGSYSGHHSYAPPSNSHLGYGPVESGYGQNYNRPGDERPDRPYGQGSYGSQNFDQSSSGYGHKPQNSKPSYGGHGSYGHNDFTGDHGGSSYGGNRPSYGQDDKPYGVNDRPSYTSPKPSYGISHDRPSYGSTQRPPYGDTQEKPSYGAQIPSYGNQDPNRPDANDKPYGGNQNGQSDYKPSQKPNETYRPDVRPVYEYELEKPGNVPSYIVKPNGDVITSRPVTVGDYGKPGYDRPGYGDSSYEDKPGYGKPGYGYGEKPGYGEKPQYGGYGDKPAYDRPSYGGSNSYGSKPGYVDKPGYERPEYGDKPAYDRPTYGTGDGNRPEYGSKPGYGDKTEYDRPEYGVKPEYGGGDDNRPGYGSKPGYGEKPGYDTEYEDKPGYGGGDGNRPGYGDAGYRDPGKLGSYKATPQVAAASTPDPLMAILIRQLSELTKDMKTLKSQLDSDRPLRSRSRARASSKSRNRSSSQRSQSNYRKFPECWYHVKFGEKATRCVKPCDYQAGNERGTR